TGCTGAAAGGTCTTTGCCGCTCTCAGGACGGACCTTCAGCTATTAACAGTGCAGTTTTGGTTTTCAGAGACCAGTTTCAGTGCTTGAATTCATTTTGCATTATATAGCAGTTACAGTAACTCTACTGTAACTCTACTCTCAAgtctttaaatgtatatatttttttacttattagGTGCTGCACATACTAAAATATCTGActcatgtacagtactgtgcaaacgTCTTAGGTACCCTTAATCTTTTCTGTGGTTTGACAGTGCTTGAATAGAGACTGtcattgtttctttatttccaaCTACTGGGCTGAACAGTGGATGTTGTGCTCATACTATCGAGGActtgtcttctcttctctctctccagcgGCTCTACCGTCGGCCATCCTGACACTGATGTTCAGCCCTTACCAAAGAGGAATCTACTGCGATGACAAGAGCATCAGCTATCCATACAGAAAAGACACAATCTCTCATGGAACCATGGCTGCAGTCACCATCATCTGCTCCATAGTCATAGTGAGTCCCAAACGGTGGCAGAAATTgtactttgcagatgcagaatCTTAATGCAACCACATCTGTCCTGTGACTCCACAGATCACCACAGGAGAGGCCTACCTGGTCCACACCAAACGGCTTCACTCCAACTCCCAATTCAACCAGTACCTGTCGGCCCTATACAAGGTGGTGGGCACCTTCCTGTTCGGAGGAGCCGTCAGCCAATCGCTAACCGACTTGGCAAAGTTCACCATAGGTCGTCCCCGGCCAAACTTCTTATCTGTCTGCGCCCCAGTCAACTGTAATGGATACGTGCTGCACATCAATTGCACTGGTCACCACCGCAATGTGACTGAATCCAGGTGGGTTAAGGTCAATTCTACACTTCCCTTTGTTTCCCTATATATCATATCTACAGTTGCaagataaagtatgtgaaccctttgggattacatggagttttgcatgaattgctcataaaatgtgctctgaacttcatctaagtcacaacaatggaaaaacacagtctccttaaaataatactacacaaacatatgttttcaggtttttattgaacgtaacatgtaaacattcacattttatgaccaattcatgcaaaactccatgtaatcccaaagggttcacatactttttttttgcaactgtaAGGTTTCATACTGGTAAGGCTGGCTCCACTATTTTTGCATAACAATTGCAATTTGCATAACAATGGTTGTAAACAATTTTAAGTGATTACTAAATAAATCTATATAAAGGAGGCAAAATTTTGATTTTATGTAACTTTGCTAGTTCCAGAAGCTAAAATTTACCAATTGCTGTTTATCATCAGCTTAAAACTCAagagtttattttatataaaggGATCTAATTATGCTCAAATTGCTGAAAAAGTGCTTCAGGTTTGCttagagaaaatattaattctGTTGATCATCTGTTTTCCCTCTTCACAAATTACAATGTTATTGTTAGCAGCAGGAAATGTGACAAACTAAAGGATTTTTATGTTTGACAAAGTTAATGCATAAATGCAAATCTGTATTTTGGTTGCACGgtaatacagtacattcaattcatttgcaggaaaaaaaaaaaaaagagtggatTGTGTCCGtgactgttttgctgttttgttccTCAGGTTATCGTTCTACTCCGGCCACTCGTCCTTTGGGATGTACTGCATGCTCTTTCTGTCGGTGAGTGTGACGTTGTCATTGCGTGAcactttctgtagctgtgaaatgtctgtttaccacaaacacacacgcgaCACAAAACAGTAGGGGGCTGACGACGCAGGCGCACGTCTCAGGTTTAAAAACACCATTGTTGCAGTGCTACACACTGTACAATGGCCGGAAGATGACAGATTCAACAGCTTAATCCCTGTGAAGCGTGAGTGAAGGAGTGAGTGATTAACAGCTGCTTCGGGAATCCGTCAAATGTTCTGCATTAAAATAAGGTTGCACATGCTCGTGATAGTTTGTATGATGCCCAACAACTTTTCAGATAACTATGCTTGCTTTTAGGTGGgaaaagtgcagaaaaagaagtaaaaattTACAATACATctaactttttatttcatagcttcataaatataaaagtaaacatTGTCGTGTGTTTCACTTACCTGCACATTTAGCTGCCTCCTCTTTAAATATGGACATTTAGAAGTTTATAGTTACAAGtagttttaaaataacagagtgttgtttctttcttggTGTTCAGCTCTACGTCCAGGCCAGAATGCAGGGGAAGTGGACGCGACTGGTTCGACCGACCATCCAGTTCTTCCTGGTGGCGTTTGCTCTGTACGTGGGATACACGCGTGTGTCTGACTTCAAACACCACTGGAGCGACGTACTGGTGGGGCTGCTGCAGGGAGCCCTCATCGCCGTGCTCATTGTGAGTTAAAACGAGTGTTGATTTTCAATATTGAAATAGTTGGGTAGCGGATTTTGTTCAGGCCCTATGTGCAGGATGTTTATACAAAGATATTATTGGTTAATATCACTAATTATCAAAATATAACTAAGTAAAATCATGTAATTGTTAAATTCAGAAATGTGTGAATTCTCTGAGCCTTCTCATTTTTTGTTGTATGGCTAGTTTGTCACAGTACTTTCTATCTGCTTCACTCGCTGTTTGTTCCAGGGAGTGAGTTTGACACTGAGcgtgtttacatgcactgtaGTAACCTGGTTAGCGTAATCCACATTACACAGTACATGCAGCAGACCAGTGATCAGGTTTCTAGCATGACTTGTCACATTTGAGTGTAGTGACAGATGACACCGCTTCTTcctcttgtctgtctgtgttagAGCAAACAAACTGGAACTAAATTGTACAAACATGCAGTGGGAACCAACATATTAAGAGTTGTACAGGCCACTGAGTTCAGTTAGTTTAAGttttagtttgactttaaaatatGAGGAGGATCATGGTTAATCCCATACCCTTCTTAATATGAAGTTGTTCTGTCCTCCTGTGTGGCTATAATCTCATtagacaaaagcaaaaacaacccAAAAATAATCGTTCCCTAAGTTGGTAAACTATGTATTACAGTAATTTTAAGTATTTGAATGATTATAGTTACTTTTTTATAAAAGGCTGCAAACATAAGAactgtgtgttctttgtgtttACTCTGACTCGACACTTTCTCTTTTCAGGTCAGATATGTGTCCGACTTCTTTAAGCAGCGAACCCCACCCTGCACGCCACCAGACACAGCAGAGGTTGAAACTCTCGAACGTAAACCGAGCCCGCAGCCTCCCGGCTCGCAGCACCGAAACCACTATGACTACTCTGGAACTGTATGAGCACCTTCCCGAACCCTATTTTTACTAACCTGGGCCCTTTACTCgctaaaagcaacaaaaagGATGTGACTGGTAAAGAAAAACCAAACAGTGCAGTAACCACTTGCTGGAAATCCAGACTAGACCTGCTCCACTTGGAGATGACTTACCTAAAGTTTTACAGCCATGAAAACCCAGATTCCCAAAACCTGTTGGAACAGAAGTGCcaccttctgtgtgtgtgtgtgggtgtgtgtgtgggtgtgtgagtgcAGAAGTATGagtgattgatttgttttttttatataacattgtgcaattattacatattttattgtattatttccTTAAATTCTGCGCAGGTTGTGGCGACAATTTA
The Anabas testudineus chromosome 22, fAnaTes1.2, whole genome shotgun sequence DNA segment above includes these coding regions:
- the plpp2a gene encoding phospholipid phosphatase 2, with product MPEQRKKVLLIVADILCVFVAALPSAILTLMFSPYQRGIYCDDKSISYPYRKDTISHGTMAAVTIICSIVIITTGEAYLVHTKRLHSNSQFNQYLSALYKVVGTFLFGGAVSQSLTDLAKFTIGRPRPNFLSVCAPVNCNGYVLHINCTGHHRNVTESRLSFYSGHSSFGMYCMLFLSLYVQARMQGKWTRLVRPTIQFFLVAFALYVGYTRVSDFKHHWSDVLVGLLQGALIAVLIVRYVSDFFKQRTPPCTPPDTAEVETLERKPSPQPPGSQHRNHYDYSGTV